The proteins below are encoded in one region of Streptomyces cyanogenus:
- a CDS encoding protein kinase domain-containing protein → MFSPLAHDDPDQLGAYHLIARLGSGGMGTVYLGRSDTGRVAALKTMHARIAADPVFRTRFRLETDAARVIGGEHGARVFDAGLGHETPWLATEYLIGPPLDDAVRLGGPLPERAVRAVGARLCAALAQLHDSEVVHRDLKPSNIMVTADGPKVIDFGIARALGDDRLTRAGSAAGTPAFMSPEQAAGEEHTPAGDVFALAGVLVHATTGRGPFGVGQAADLLYRVRYAEPDLTGVPAGLAAVLGPCFAKDPRQRPTTGELRARLGGAEQDFADCLPEPVLVDIARRAAGVWRAEPHRLPPPAGHGLPGTEPDGTPAGVSRRRLLSVGAGSALGVAAAGAGAWALLGRRGGGTPVRPAPTGSARPAWDLRWQVVAEYTDQPPVPPAPLLLDRLVVVGESVGVKGLDPASGKSLWADPGVYFGHLTVTDGRRIHALDYTAHEAGPLSVRPVGLADGRPGDPFLELKDFNGGLYGTQLLCASGTAVYAVGGRGPQPADRLGTNAFRKGQTWHLLALDLDARKKLWDVPLPARPAGNERLHFLAAQVSGERLVLVQQSAEGATRLVVRDTGTGRQLWSRPLDSGQPAFDRAHLALDDRHVYPSAGGLLALALDDGEVAWRYGKGAPGAAYSPPAVQDGVVYAVESGRGVVAVDAGSGAPRWTEKGGGATTADLGAPPVVGIAYVYRRASSRLAAVALADGGTSRPVNAAAAARYFAHPASRRLIALGGSYAAGYPLL, encoded by the coding sequence ATGTTCTCCCCCCTCGCTCACGACGACCCCGATCAGCTCGGCGCCTACCACCTGATCGCCCGCCTGGGCAGCGGCGGCATGGGCACGGTCTACCTCGGCCGCTCGGACACCGGCCGCGTCGCCGCCCTCAAGACGATGCACGCCCGCATCGCCGCGGACCCCGTCTTCCGGACCCGGTTCCGGCTGGAGACGGACGCCGCCCGGGTCATCGGCGGCGAGCACGGCGCACGGGTCTTCGACGCCGGCCTCGGCCACGAGACGCCCTGGCTGGCCACGGAGTACCTGATCGGACCGCCCCTGGACGACGCCGTCCGGCTGGGCGGGCCCCTGCCGGAGCGGGCCGTCCGGGCCGTCGGCGCCCGTCTGTGCGCCGCGCTGGCCCAGCTGCACGACTCGGAGGTCGTCCACCGGGACCTGAAGCCGTCCAACATCATGGTGACGGCCGACGGTCCCAAGGTCATCGACTTCGGCATCGCCAGGGCGCTCGGCGACGACCGCCTCACCCGGGCCGGGTCCGCTGCGGGCACGCCCGCCTTCATGTCGCCCGAGCAGGCGGCCGGCGAGGAGCACACACCGGCCGGTGACGTGTTCGCCCTGGCCGGGGTGCTGGTCCACGCCACGACGGGCAGGGGGCCGTTCGGCGTGGGACAGGCGGCGGACCTGCTGTACCGGGTGCGGTACGCGGAACCGGACCTGACCGGGGTCCCGGCCGGTCTCGCCGCCGTACTGGGCCCGTGCTTCGCCAAGGATCCCCGGCAGCGGCCCACGACCGGCGAGCTGCGTGCCCGGCTGGGCGGCGCCGAACAGGACTTCGCGGACTGTCTGCCGGAGCCGGTGCTCGTGGACATCGCCCGGCGGGCCGCCGGCGTCTGGCGCGCCGAGCCGCACCGGCTGCCGCCCCCGGCCGGGCACGGCCTGCCCGGGACCGAACCCGACGGCACCCCGGCGGGCGTGTCCCGCCGCAGGCTCCTGTCCGTCGGCGCGGGTTCCGCCCTCGGTGTCGCCGCGGCCGGAGCGGGTGCCTGGGCCTTGCTCGGCCGCCGGGGTGGCGGCACTCCCGTGCGCCCCGCGCCGACCGGCTCGGCGCGGCCCGCGTGGGACCTGCGCTGGCAGGTGGTGGCCGAGTACACCGACCAGCCGCCGGTTCCGCCGGCCCCGCTGCTGCTCGACCGGCTGGTGGTCGTCGGCGAGTCGGTCGGGGTCAAGGGGCTGGACCCGGCGTCGGGGAAGTCGTTGTGGGCCGATCCCGGCGTGTACTTCGGGCACCTCACCGTCACCGACGGCCGGCGGATCCACGCGCTCGACTACACCGCGCACGAGGCCGGTCCGCTGTCCGTCCGCCCCGTCGGCCTCGCCGACGGCAGACCCGGGGACCCCTTCCTCGAACTGAAGGACTTCAACGGCGGCCTGTACGGGACCCAGCTGCTGTGCGCCTCCGGCACCGCCGTCTACGCGGTCGGCGGCCGGGGCCCCCAACCCGCCGACCGTTTGGGCACCAACGCCTTCCGCAAGGGCCAGACCTGGCACCTGCTCGCCCTCGACCTGGACGCCCGCAAGAAGCTCTGGGACGTTCCCCTCCCGGCACGCCCTGCCGGCAACGAACGGCTCCACTTCCTGGCGGCCCAGGTGTCGGGCGAGCGCCTCGTCCTCGTCCAGCAGTCCGCCGAGGGCGCCACCCGGCTCGTCGTCCGGGACACCGGCACCGGACGGCAGCTGTGGAGCCGTCCGCTCGACAGCGGCCAGCCCGCCTTCGACCGGGCCCACCTGGCCCTCGACGACCGGCACGTGTATCCGTCGGCGGGCGGGCTGCTCGCGCTCGCCCTGGACGACGGCGAAGTCGCCTGGCGCTACGGCAAGGGCGCCCCGGGAGCCGCCTACAGCCCGCCCGCCGTCCAGGACGGGGTGGTGTACGCGGTGGAGTCGGGACGCGGGGTCGTCGCGGTCGACGCCGGCAGCGGCGCACCGCGCTGGACGGAGAAGGGCGGCGGCGCGACCACCGCCGACCTCGGCGCGCCGCCCGTCGTCGGCATCGCCTACGTGTACCGCAGGGCGTCGTCGCGCCTGGCGGCCGTGGCGCTGGCCGACGGCGGCACGTCCCGTCCCGTCAACGCCGCCGCGGCGGCCCGCTACTTCGCCCACCCGGCCTCCCGGCGCCTGATCGCCCTGGGCGGGAGCTACGCCGCCGGTTACCCGCTCCTCTGA
- a CDS encoding serine/threonine protein kinase, which translates to MRRLRQDDPLWIGPYAVLAGVDEEAEQHRTPDRRYVARSADGRRTALVQVPHPGADPARWAAEAEEARRLALPGLAPVAEVDRAAVPVWHAAPYTPVLPLTAALAAHGGPLPEAVVRALGAALARTLATAHARGVAHAGVSPAAVLLGVDGPLLACFGAVRAAAPEGEQRLGRPGLDPGCLAPEQAQGGRPRPLGDVYALGAVLSYASTGYTVPEREELPAFLREPVTACLARDPARRPSASDLAAGLSAPLPPRPQALPGPLAPVPTVLDGPPFPLPARIVAALARQSADVLVATPAEHAQETRP; encoded by the coding sequence ATGAGGCGGCTGCGCCAGGACGATCCGCTGTGGATCGGGCCGTACGCGGTCCTGGCCGGGGTCGACGAGGAGGCCGAGCAACACCGGACGCCCGATCGTCGCTATGTGGCCCGCAGCGCCGACGGCCGGCGCACGGCCCTCGTGCAGGTGCCGCACCCCGGGGCCGACCCCGCCCGCTGGGCCGCCGAGGCCGAGGAGGCACGGCGACTGGCGCTACCCGGCCTCGCGCCCGTCGCGGAGGTGGACCGGGCGGCCGTACCGGTCTGGCACGCGGCGCCGTACACCCCCGTGCTGCCCCTGACCGCCGCTCTCGCCGCGCACGGCGGACCGCTGCCGGAGGCCGTGGTGCGCGCCCTCGGCGCGGCCCTGGCACGCACGCTGGCCACGGCCCACGCGCGAGGTGTCGCGCATGCCGGAGTCTCCCCCGCGGCCGTGCTGCTCGGCGTGGACGGACCGCTGCTGGCGTGCTTCGGCGCGGTGCGCGCCGCGGCTCCGGAGGGCGAGCAGCGGCTGGGGAGGCCCGGACTGGATCCCGGGTGCCTGGCGCCGGAGCAGGCCCAGGGCGGCCGGCCCCGGCCGCTCGGTGACGTGTACGCACTCGGCGCCGTGCTGTCGTACGCGAGCACCGGGTACACCGTCCCGGAGCGCGAGGAGCTTCCGGCGTTCCTGCGGGAGCCGGTCACCGCCTGCCTGGCCCGTGACCCGGCCCGGCGGCCGTCGGCGTCCGATCTCGCGGCCGGTCTGTCGGCGCCGCTCCCGCCCCGGCCGCAGGCGCTCCCGGGCCCCCTCGCACCCGTACCCACCGTCCTCGACGGTCCCCCGTTCCCCCTCCCGGCCCGGATCGTCGCCGCCCTCGCCCGTCAGTCGGCCGACGTCCTCGTGGCCACACCTGCCGAGCACGCCCAGGAGACGCGGCCCTGA
- a CDS encoding ATP-binding protein has product MNHETAAPEIQLGGNIPHFSVRLSPTPRGARLARMLTEQQLRTWGLPLETATQIVAELAANAATHGRVPGRDFQLLLYVVGGTLRIEVTDTRGDRLPRLTSPADEGESGRGLLLVAALADRWGVTQGRHPRKTVWAEVTLPPPEPGMPRSGATGGFSPSGTHRDVGRSGPNSPR; this is encoded by the coding sequence GTGAACCACGAAACGGCTGCCCCTGAAATCCAACTCGGCGGCAACATCCCCCACTTCAGCGTCCGCCTCTCCCCCACGCCGCGCGGCGCCCGTCTCGCCCGGATGCTCACGGAACAGCAACTCCGCACGTGGGGGTTGCCGTTGGAGACGGCGACGCAGATCGTCGCCGAGCTCGCCGCCAACGCCGCCACCCACGGCCGCGTCCCCGGCCGCGACTTCCAGCTGCTGCTCTACGTCGTCGGCGGCACGCTCCGCATCGAGGTCACCGACACGCGCGGTGACCGACTCCCCCGGCTCACGTCTCCGGCCGACGAGGGCGAATCAGGCCGCGGCCTCCTGCTCGTGGCGGCGCTCGCCGACCGCTGGGGCGTCACCCAGGGACGGCACCCCCGCAAGACCGTCTGGGCGGAGGTAACTCTCCCCCCACCGGAACCCGGTATGCCCCGCTCCGGTGCCACGGGCGGCTTCTCCCCCTCGGGAACGCATCGGGATGTGGGCCGGAGCGGCCCGAACTCCCCCCGGTAA
- a CDS encoding helix-turn-helix domain-containing protein: MGEGVDEAGWDVEPGDEIEPVVQAVGRLLKVCREAAGVSVPELAEAMGYGEDMIRKIERGARIPRPELLDRADTFLKAQGHLRAFTEDMKRARYPKKVRELAEMEGRAVEMLLYGTHNIHGLLQTPEYARALFEMRQPALGEDVVERETAARMARKAVFERDPAPTLSFVQEQVTLERPYGGKMVLRRQLELLLEVAQLRNVTLQVMPTDREENAGASGLVEVLKFADGTAIGRSDGAFNGRPVSSPKDLRILELRYGMIRAQALTPRESQAFIEQALGRL; the protein is encoded by the coding sequence ATGGGTGAGGGAGTGGACGAGGCCGGCTGGGACGTGGAGCCGGGCGACGAGATCGAGCCGGTGGTGCAGGCGGTGGGGCGCCTGCTCAAGGTCTGCCGGGAGGCGGCCGGGGTCTCGGTGCCCGAGCTGGCCGAGGCCATGGGGTACGGCGAGGACATGATCCGCAAGATCGAGCGCGGGGCACGGATTCCCCGGCCGGAGCTGCTGGACAGGGCGGACACGTTCCTGAAGGCGCAGGGGCACCTGAGGGCCTTCACGGAGGACATGAAGAGGGCCCGCTATCCGAAGAAGGTGCGGGAGCTGGCGGAGATGGAGGGGCGGGCGGTGGAGATGCTGCTCTACGGCACCCACAACATCCATGGCCTGCTGCAGACGCCGGAGTACGCACGAGCGCTGTTCGAGATGAGGCAGCCCGCGCTCGGCGAAGACGTTGTGGAGCGGGAGACCGCTGCGCGCATGGCTCGTAAGGCAGTCTTCGAGAGGGATCCCGCCCCGACGCTCAGTTTCGTCCAGGAACAGGTGACGCTCGAGCGTCCCTACGGTGGGAAGATGGTGCTGCGCCGACAGCTGGAACTCCTCCTGGAGGTAGCACAGTTGCGGAACGTGACGCTTCAGGTCATGCCGACCGACCGAGAAGAGAACGCCGGGGCGTCGGGCCTGGTAGAGGTGCTGAAGTTTGCCGACGGCACGGCGATCGGGCGCTCCGACGGCGCGTTCAACGGCCGCCCGGTCTCAAGCCCCAAAGATCTTCGGATCCTCGAACTGCGCTATGGAATGATCCGGGCGCAGGCTCTCACGCCGAGGGAGTCACAGGCCTTCATCGAGCAAGCGCTGGGGAGACTATGA
- a CDS encoding DUF397 domain-containing protein has protein sequence MSTAELHWFKSSYSSSAEPGDCLEVALHWFKSSYSDSGEPGSCLEVAPTPTTIHIRDSKNPEGPRLTATPAAWAAFVALARRG, from the coding sequence ATGAGCACTGCCGAACTCCATTGGTTCAAGAGCAGTTACAGCAGCAGCGCTGAACCCGGCGACTGCCTCGAAGTCGCACTCCACTGGTTCAAGAGCAGCTACAGCGACAGCGGCGAACCCGGCTCCTGCCTCGAAGTCGCCCCCACCCCCACCACCATCCACATCCGCGACTCCAAGAACCCAGAAGGCCCCCGCCTCACCGCCACCCCGGCCGCCTGGGCGGCGTTCGTCGCCCTGGCCCGGCGGGGCTGA
- a CDS encoding amino acid ABC transporter permease, with amino-acid sequence MAWDEWEQLKSSAAQRMRIDHVPDDPGGGGGAGPDLKASKGPWMKASGVAEDLRTATDSALTDLKTAHEGAKAGTEGFTSTAALHEILPTWEKRLTSVRDECGRLHGALARSGRDFGEIDPAVAGKVDGVRVPDKPDWAR; translated from the coding sequence ATGGCGTGGGACGAGTGGGAGCAGCTCAAGTCCAGCGCGGCCCAGCGAATGCGCATCGACCATGTGCCCGACGACCCCGGCGGGGGTGGCGGGGCGGGTCCGGACCTGAAGGCGTCGAAGGGTCCGTGGATGAAGGCGTCCGGAGTGGCAGAGGACCTGCGGACCGCCACCGACTCGGCGCTCACCGACCTGAAGACCGCCCATGAGGGCGCCAAGGCCGGAACCGAAGGCTTCACCAGTACCGCTGCGCTGCACGAGATCCTGCCCACCTGGGAGAAGCGGCTGACTTCGGTGCGCGACGAGTGCGGTCGGCTGCACGGCGCGTTAGCCAGGAGCGGACGCGACTTCGGCGAGATCGATCCGGCCGTCGCGGGCAAGGTCGACGGCGTGCGCGTTCCCGACAAGCCCGACTGGGCCCGGTGA
- a CDS encoding alpha/beta hydrolase — translation MPTWQQLRDAKLTEYEDAADGWGKVSNRADAARIRVDQDMAAPIHTTQKGEAKNAAQDDMTRLSRNYQYLHGECGLVRTALNGLASELVDVQKKLQQALDDAADLGFTVNEDGSVEYPHSTQLPLAAGASAGKGVAKPGAPVPFLPGAGEAQGDLNKGKAEDIAERIRQAVSSAVEIDNRYAGILRRLKAPDGLEVTDDMLMDQARDMGEVQQAAGKYLGKDHIPHGKSPAENRKWWDGLTQEQREEYQTLFPAEIGALDGIPSAVRDSANRTVLDETRAQVQHDLDQLGPEPPKTIVTAAGVVRNPEWTVWDARGGSRLKGRLTGMQAIEARFDQTGVNDLPPAYLLGFDLKGNGHVILANGNPDTADNTAVYVPGTTSRLEGAHGDISRMTRVWQQANAMSSGQSTSTITWIGYDAPQNIVTDSPRSSYAYHAAPTLNTFMDGLQTAQGGPNASHTTLIGHSYGTTVIGAAAKEHQIAADDIVVAGSPGMLVGDAGDLGVGKDHVWSEAAGSDPVPYIGRDFLGGWKWGVDTYHGVPYNAGYIQTIPSDESFGAHRMDVDTSGHSGYWTERSTSIKNQAAVVVGRYDKVQEDN, via the coding sequence GTGCCCACCTGGCAGCAGTTGCGTGACGCGAAGTTGACCGAGTACGAGGACGCCGCAGACGGCTGGGGCAAGGTCAGCAACCGGGCCGATGCCGCGCGCATCCGGGTCGACCAGGACATGGCGGCCCCGATCCACACAACGCAGAAGGGCGAGGCCAAGAACGCCGCCCAAGACGACATGACGCGGCTCAGCCGCAACTACCAGTACCTGCACGGCGAGTGCGGTCTCGTCCGTACGGCCCTGAACGGCCTCGCCTCGGAACTGGTCGACGTTCAGAAGAAGTTACAGCAGGCCCTCGATGATGCGGCGGATCTTGGCTTCACGGTCAACGAGGATGGCTCGGTCGAGTATCCGCACAGCACGCAGCTCCCGCTGGCCGCCGGTGCGTCGGCCGGCAAGGGGGTTGCCAAGCCGGGTGCCCCGGTGCCCTTCCTGCCCGGCGCCGGGGAGGCGCAGGGCGACCTCAACAAGGGCAAGGCCGAGGACATCGCCGAACGCATCCGGCAGGCGGTGAGCAGCGCCGTCGAGATCGACAACCGGTACGCCGGGATTCTGCGCCGGCTGAAGGCGCCGGACGGCCTTGAAGTGACCGACGACATGCTCATGGACCAGGCCCGTGACATGGGCGAGGTCCAGCAGGCGGCCGGCAAGTACCTCGGCAAGGATCACATCCCGCACGGCAAGTCCCCGGCCGAGAACAGGAAGTGGTGGGACGGGCTCACGCAGGAACAGCGTGAGGAGTACCAGACGCTGTTTCCCGCGGAGATCGGCGCGCTCGACGGCATACCGAGCGCGGTGCGCGACTCGGCGAACCGCACGGTGCTGGATGAGACCCGTGCGCAGGTCCAGCACGACCTGGACCAGCTGGGTCCGGAGCCACCCAAGACGATCGTCACGGCGGCTGGCGTCGTCCGCAATCCGGAGTGGACCGTCTGGGACGCTCGGGGAGGCAGTCGACTCAAAGGCCGGCTCACGGGCATGCAGGCCATCGAGGCCCGCTTCGATCAGACCGGCGTCAATGACCTGCCCCCGGCCTATCTGCTCGGTTTCGACCTCAAGGGCAACGGTCACGTCATCCTGGCCAACGGCAACCCGGACACGGCCGACAACACGGCGGTGTACGTGCCGGGTACGACATCGCGGCTGGAGGGTGCCCACGGCGACATCTCACGCATGACAAGAGTGTGGCAACAAGCCAATGCCATGTCTTCCGGCCAGTCAACCTCCACCATCACCTGGATCGGCTACGACGCTCCGCAGAACATCGTTACCGACTCCCCGCGATCCAGCTACGCCTACCACGCCGCGCCCACGCTCAATACCTTCATGGACGGACTGCAAACAGCGCAGGGCGGTCCGAACGCAAGCCACACCACGCTCATCGGCCACAGCTACGGGACGACTGTGATCGGTGCGGCCGCCAAGGAGCACCAAATCGCGGCCGATGACATAGTCGTCGCGGGCAGCCCCGGCATGCTGGTCGGCGACGCGGGCGACCTGGGCGTGGGCAAGGACCATGTCTGGTCCGAAGCCGCCGGATCCGACCCGGTGCCGTACATCGGCAGGGATTTCCTCGGTGGCTGGAAGTGGGGAGTGGACACCTACCACGGTGTGCCCTACAACGCGGGGTACATCCAGACCATCCCGTCCGACGAGTCATTCGGTGCCCACAGGATGGACGTGGACACCAGTGGTCACAGCGGGTACTGGACAGAGAGATCAACAAGCATCAAGAACCAGGCGGCAGTGGTCGTCGGCCGCTACGACAAGGTCCAGGAGGACAATTGA
- the rpsJ gene encoding 30S ribosomal protein S10, protein MAGQKIRIRLKAYDHEVIDSSAKKIVETVTRTGASVAGPVPLPTEKNVYCVIKSPHKYKDSREHFEMRTHKRLIDILDPTPKTVDSLMRLDLPAGVDIEIKL, encoded by the coding sequence ATGGCGGGACAGAAGATCCGCATCCGGCTCAAGGCCTACGACCACGAGGTCATCGACTCCTCGGCGAAGAAGATCGTCGAGACGGTGACCCGCACTGGTGCGTCGGTCGCGGGCCCGGTGCCGCTGCCCACTGAGAAGAACGTGTACTGCGTCATCAAGTCGCCGCACAAGTACAAGGACTCGCGCGAGCACTTCGAGATGCGCACGCACAAGCGCCTGATCGACATCCTCGACCCGACCCCCAAGACCGTTGACTCTCTGATGCGACTCGACCTCCCGGCCGGTGTCGACATCGAGATCAAGCTCTGA
- the rplC gene encoding 50S ribosomal protein L3 — protein MAKQIKGILGEKLGMTQVWDENNRVVPVTVVKAGPNVVTQVRTNDTDGYESVQIAFGEIDPRKVNKPLKGHFAKADVTPRRHLVEIRTADASEYTLGQEITAAVFEAGTKVDVTGKSKGKGFAGVMKRHNFRGLGAGHGTQRKHRSPGSIGGCATPGRVFKGLRMAGRMGNERVTTQNLTVHAVDAEKGLLLIKGAVPGPNGGLVLVRTAAKGA, from the coding sequence ATGGCTAAGCAGATCAAGGGCATCCTGGGCGAGAAGCTCGGCATGACGCAGGTGTGGGACGAGAACAACCGTGTTGTTCCGGTCACCGTCGTCAAGGCCGGCCCCAACGTCGTCACCCAGGTCCGTACCAACGACACTGACGGCTACGAGTCGGTCCAGATCGCCTTCGGCGAGATCGACCCGCGCAAGGTGAACAAGCCCCTCAAGGGCCACTTCGCCAAGGCCGACGTCACCCCGCGTCGTCACCTCGTCGAGATCCGCACCGCGGACGCCTCCGAGTACACGCTCGGCCAGGAGATCACCGCTGCGGTGTTCGAGGCCGGTACCAAGGTCGACGTCACCGGCAAGAGCAAGGGCAAGGGCTTCGCCGGTGTCATGAAGCGCCACAACTTCCGTGGCCTCGGCGCCGGACACGGCACCCAGCGCAAGCACCGCTCTCCCGGTTCCATCGGTGGCTGCGCCACCCCGGGCCGTGTGTTCAAGGGCCTCCGCATGGCGGGTCGCATGGGCAACGAGCGGGTCACCACCCAGAACCTGACCGTCCACGCCGTTGACGCGGAGAAGGGTCTGCTGCTCATCAAGGGCGCGGTTCCCGGTCCGAACGGCGGCCTCGTCCTGGTCCGCACCGCGGCCAAGGGGGCCTGA
- the rplD gene encoding 50S ribosomal protein L4 → MSTVDILSPAGEKAGSVELPAEIFDAKVSVPLIHQVVVAQLAAARQGTHKTKTRGEVRGGGKKPYRQKGTGRARQGSTRAPQFAGGGVVHGPQPRDYSQRTPKKMKAAALRGALTDRARHNRIHVVSGVVEGDISTKAAKSLFGKISERKNLLLVAERSDEAAWLSARNLPQVHILEPGQLNTYDVLVSDDVVFTQAAFESFVAGPKANDTEGSEV, encoded by the coding sequence ATGAGCACTGTTGACATCCTTTCGCCGGCTGGCGAGAAGGCCGGTTCCGTCGAGCTCCCCGCGGAGATCTTCGACGCCAAGGTCAGCGTTCCGCTGATCCACCAGGTCGTCGTCGCGCAGCTGGCCGCTGCCCGCCAGGGCACGCACAAGACCAAGACCCGCGGTGAAGTCCGTGGTGGTGGCAAGAAGCCGTACCGCCAGAAGGGCACCGGTCGCGCCCGTCAGGGTTCGACCCGCGCGCCGCAGTTCGCCGGTGGTGGCGTCGTCCACGGCCCGCAGCCGCGTGACTACTCGCAGCGCACCCCGAAGAAGATGAAGGCCGCCGCCCTGCGCGGTGCCCTCACCGACCGGGCGCGTCACAACCGCATCCACGTCGTCTCCGGCGTGGTCGAGGGTGACATCTCCACGAAGGCCGCCAAGAGCCTGTTCGGCAAGATCTCGGAGCGCAAGAACCTGCTCCTGGTCGCCGAGCGCTCCGACGAGGCCGCGTGGCTGTCCGCCCGCAACCTGCCCCAGGTCCACATCCTGGAGCCGGGCCAGCTGAACACGTACGACGTTCTCGTCTCGGACGACGTGGTCTTCACCCAGGCCGCTTTCGAGTCCTTCGTCGCCGGCCCGAAGGCCAACGACACCGAAGGGAGCGAGGTCTGA
- the rplW gene encoding 50S ribosomal protein L23: MAIRHPAIASKAAKAAKAARVAKARRHATEGKNTVETPLSKSYTDPRDVLLKPVVSEKSYALLDENKYTFIVDPNANKTQIKQAVQAVFDVKVTGVNTINRQGKRKRTRTGFGQRAATKRAIVTLAEGDRIDIFGGPTA, from the coding sequence ATGGCCATCCGTCACCCCGCTATCGCCTCGAAGGCCGCCAAGGCCGCCAAGGCCGCGCGCGTCGCCAAGGCGCGTCGCCACGCCACCGAGGGCAAGAACACCGTCGAGACCCCGCTCAGCAAGTCGTACACGGACCCCCGTGACGTCCTGCTGAAGCCGGTCGTCTCCGAGAAGAGCTACGCGCTCCTCGACGAGAACAAGTACACGTTCATCGTCGACCCGAACGCCAACAAGACCCAGATCAAGCAGGCCGTCCAGGCGGTCTTCGACGTCAAGGTCACCGGGGTCAACACGATCAACCGCCAGGGCAAGCGCAAGCGGACCCGCACCGGGTTCGGCCAGCGCGCCGCCACCAAGCGCGCGATCGTGACCCTCGCCGAGGGCGACCGTATCGACATCTTCGGCGGTCCGACCGCGTAA
- the rplB gene encoding 50S ribosomal protein L2, giving the protein MGIRKYKPTTPGRRGASVADFVEVTRSTPEKSLVRPLHSKGGRNNAGRVTVRHQGGGHKRAYRVIDFRRHDKDGVPAKVAHIEYDPNRTARIALLHYADGEKRYILAPRNLQQGDRVENGPGADIKPGNNLALRNIPVGTTIHAIELRPGGGAKFARSAGASVQLLAKEGAYAHLRMPSGEIRLVDVRCRATVGEVGNAEQSNINWGKAGRKRWLGVRPTVRGVVMNPVDHPHGGGEGRTSGGRHPVSPWGKKEGRTRSPKKASNKYIVRRRKTNKKR; this is encoded by the coding sequence ATGGGAATCCGCAAGTACAAGCCGACTACGCCGGGCCGTCGTGGCGCCAGCGTCGCCGACTTCGTCGAGGTCACGCGGTCCACGCCGGAGAAGTCGCTGGTCCGCCCGCTGCACAGCAAGGGCGGCCGTAACAACGCCGGTCGTGTGACCGTTCGCCACCAGGGTGGCGGACACAAGCGCGCCTACCGCGTGATCGACTTCCGTCGTCACGACAAGGACGGCGTGCCGGCGAAGGTCGCGCACATCGAGTACGACCCCAACCGCACCGCGCGCATCGCGCTGCTGCACTACGCCGACGGCGAGAAGCGCTACATCCTCGCCCCGCGCAACCTGCAGCAGGGCGACCGCGTCGAGAACGGTCCCGGGGCCGACATCAAGCCGGGCAACAACCTGGCCCTCCGCAACATCCCGGTCGGTACCACGATCCACGCGATCGAGCTCCGTCCCGGTGGCGGTGCCAAGTTCGCCCGTTCCGCCGGTGCCTCCGTGCAGCTGCTCGCGAAGGAGGGCGCCTACGCCCACCTGCGCATGCCGTCCGGTGAGATCCGCCTGGTCGACGTGCGCTGCCGCGCCACCGTCGGCGAGGTCGGCAACGCCGAGCAGAGCAACATCAACTGGGGCAAGGCGGGCCGCAAGCGGTGGCTGGGCGTTCGCCCGACCGTCCGTGGTGTGGTCATGAACCCGGTTGACCACCCGCACGGTGGTGGTGAGGGCCGGACCTCCGGTGGTCGCCACCCTGTGTCCCCGTGGGGCAAGAAGGAAGGCCGTACTCGTTCGCCCAAGAAGGCGTCGAACAAGTACATCGTCCGCCGCCGCAAGACGAACAAGAAGCGCTAA
- the rpsS gene encoding 30S ribosomal protein S19: MPRSLKKGPFVDDHLIKKVDAQNEAGSKNVIKTWSRRSMIVPAMLGHTIAVHNGKTHIPVFVTESMVGHKLGEFSPTRTFRGHVKEDRKSKRR, encoded by the coding sequence ATGCCTCGTAGCTTGAAGAAGGGACCCTTCGTCGACGACCACCTGATCAAGAAGGTGGACGCCCAGAACGAAGCGGGCTCTAAGAACGTCATCAAGACCTGGTCCCGTCGCTCGATGATCGTCCCGGCCATGCTCGGTCACACGATCGCGGTGCACAACGGCAAGACCCACATCCCGGTGTTCGTCACCGAGTCGATGGTCGGCCACAAGCTCGGCGAGTTCTCGCCGACGCGCACCTTCCGGGGCCACGTCAAGGAAGACCGGAAGTCGAAGCGCCGCTAG
- the rplV gene encoding 50S ribosomal protein L22: MEARAQARYIRVTPMKARRVVDLIRGMDATEAQAVLRFAPQAASVPVGKVLDSAIANAAHNYDHTDVDSLFVSEAYVDEGPTLKRFRPRAQGRAYRIRKRTSHITVVVSSKEGTR, from the coding sequence ATGGAAGCCAGGGCCCAGGCGCGGTACATCCGCGTCACGCCCATGAAGGCCCGCCGCGTGGTGGACCTCATCCGTGGCATGGACGCCACGGAGGCCCAGGCCGTCCTGCGATTCGCTCCGCAGGCCGCCTCGGTGCCGGTGGGCAAGGTGCTGGACAGCGCCATTGCCAACGCCGCGCACAACTACGACCACACCGATGTCGACAGCCTCTTCGTTTCCGAGGCCTACGTCGACGAGGGCCCGACCCTGAAGCGGTTCCGTCCGCGTGCCCAGGGCCGTGCCTACCGGATCCGCAAGCGGACCAGCCACATCACCGTGGTCGTCAGCAGCAAGGAAGGAACCCGGTAA